The following proteins are co-located in the Haloarcula rubripromontorii genome:
- a CDS encoding 5-formyltetrahydrofolate cyclo-ligase: MDKQRIRETVWDALEERGVARFPFPPHDRIPNFEGASEAAQRLTETAVWDAAETVKVNPDSPQLPVRRAALRTGKTVYMAVPRLRDERCFYELDPADLDDIEAAPAISNVADHARQVGPEAVGSVDLVVSGSVAVTEDGARIGKGEGYSDLEYAVLRELGLVDETTPVVTTVHELQIVSGPEGVVDATVPAADHDVPMDWIVTPDRTVETATTHTTPTGVDWDALSADRIDEIPVLSSRRPD, encoded by the coding sequence ATGGACAAACAACGCATCCGCGAGACGGTCTGGGACGCGCTGGAAGAACGGGGTGTCGCCCGGTTTCCGTTCCCGCCCCACGACCGGATTCCGAACTTCGAGGGCGCAAGCGAGGCCGCACAGCGCCTGACAGAGACCGCAGTCTGGGACGCCGCCGAGACGGTCAAGGTGAACCCGGACTCGCCACAGCTTCCGGTCCGACGGGCGGCGCTGCGGACGGGCAAGACGGTGTATATGGCCGTGCCACGGCTTCGGGACGAGCGGTGTTTCTACGAACTCGACCCCGCCGACCTCGACGACATCGAGGCCGCGCCAGCGATTTCGAACGTCGCGGACCATGCGCGACAGGTCGGCCCCGAGGCGGTCGGGAGCGTCGACCTCGTCGTGTCAGGCTCCGTCGCCGTCACCGAAGACGGCGCGCGAATCGGCAAGGGCGAGGGGTACAGTGACCTCGAATACGCCGTCCTCCGGGAACTGGGGCTGGTCGACGAGACGACGCCGGTCGTGACGACGGTCCACGAACTCCAGATTGTAAGCGGTCCGGAGGGCGTCGTCGACGCGACTGTTCCCGCCGCAGACCACGACGTGCCGATGGACTGGATCGTGACACCGGACCGAACTGTCGAGACGGCGACCACGCACACGACGCCAACGGGCGTCGATTGGGACGCGCTGTCCGCGGATCGAATCGACGAGATTCCGGTGCTGTCCTCGCGCCGGCCCGACTGA
- a CDS encoding PGF-CTERM-anchored ABC transporter substrate-binding protein produces MRRRALVCVFVLLIGSFAGITPASAAADTQAEGCSFPVTVTDATGTEVTIEERPERVTTTNPSAAQTMWEIGGRSQVVGLTQYAGYLDGAESRTNVSASFGVSVERVVSTNPDLILAPNASAGDVAPLRQAGLTVYHLPAATTIEDIRAKTTTIGRLTGNCEGASEANAWMDANVDAVRQVIAGVADRPTALYPLGGGYVAAGNTFVTSLIGLAGAENVAARNHTQYPQLSNEVILKLNPDVLFVTENTATIAQTEPYASTTAGETNTTVSVRVRNINQPAPRSVVSFAHNATAQLYPDRYDADSYVPRSAVTMTPAETATTQTEPSTATDTMGTQERTTDASGPGFTAVGALVALLALVCVQQVRRRGS; encoded by the coding sequence ATGCGACGACGTGCTCTCGTCTGTGTCTTTGTCTTGCTCATCGGCTCCTTCGCGGGTATCACTCCGGCGTCAGCAGCAGCTGACACGCAGGCGGAGGGCTGTTCGTTCCCGGTTACGGTGACCGACGCGACCGGGACTGAGGTTACTATCGAGGAGCGTCCAGAGCGGGTGACGACGACCAACCCCTCGGCCGCACAGACGATGTGGGAAATCGGGGGCCGGTCGCAGGTCGTCGGCCTGACGCAGTACGCTGGCTATCTGGACGGCGCTGAGAGCCGAACAAACGTCTCCGCAAGCTTCGGTGTCAGCGTCGAGCGCGTCGTCAGTACGAACCCGGACCTCATACTCGCACCGAACGCCAGCGCCGGTGACGTGGCTCCGCTCCGGCAGGCCGGACTCACAGTGTATCACCTCCCCGCCGCGACGACTATCGAGGACATACGGGCAAAGACAACGACCATCGGTCGACTGACCGGCAACTGCGAGGGCGCGAGCGAAGCGAACGCCTGGATGGACGCGAACGTCGACGCTGTTCGGCAGGTCATCGCGGGCGTTGCGGACCGACCGACGGCGCTGTACCCGCTGGGCGGAGGATACGTGGCGGCGGGCAACACCTTCGTCACGTCGCTCATCGGGCTTGCCGGCGCGGAGAACGTCGCCGCACGCAACCATACGCAATACCCACAGCTCAGCAACGAGGTCATCCTCAAGCTCAACCCGGATGTCCTCTTCGTCACCGAGAACACGGCGACCATCGCGCAGACGGAACCATACGCCAGCACGACTGCAGGCGAGACCAACACGACGGTCTCTGTCCGAGTGCGAAATATCAACCAGCCTGCGCCACGGAGCGTGGTCTCGTTCGCCCACAACGCTACTGCACAGCTCTATCCGGATCGCTACGACGCCGACAGCTACGTGCCGCGGTCGGCCGTGACGATGACGCCAGCCGAGACAGCGACGACACAGACCGAGCCGTCGACAGCCACGGACACGATGGGGACGCAGGAACGGACCACCGACGCCAGTGGTCCCGGATTCACGGCCGTCGGGGCACTTGTCGCACTGCTAGCGCTGGTCTGTGTACAGCAGGTCCGCCGCCGGGGGTCATAG
- the btuC gene encoding vitamin B12 ABC transporter permease BtuC produces MRFAGRTVGWSAGLVAVLCAVVTTSAGIGPVWIPPAVVGKVLLNAVVVPTGISISGPTVDVTTAHVFSYAVSDLRTQIVMQVRLPRILLGAVVGFSLAAAGTIMQGIFRNPMADPSIIGVSSGAAVGAVGFIVAPVVIPFGLGLRGAAFAGALVAAFGVYLIATRNGRTPVATLLLAGVAVQTFLGAVVSFLLLHSGESIRRALYWLMGHLKGASWPEVTTSVVLVAIPFAVLLAYARDLNVMLLGEEDAQSLGIEVERTKRVLLALSAVITAAGVAVAGIVGFVGLIVPHVMRLLVGPDHRILLPTAALAGASFLVATDTLARSGSAEVPVGIVTAVLGAPFFLYLLRQREVHEL; encoded by the coding sequence ATGCGTTTCGCGGGTCGGACTGTCGGGTGGTCGGCTGGGCTCGTCGCCGTCCTCTGTGCCGTGGTGACGACGAGCGCCGGCATCGGTCCAGTGTGGATTCCGCCCGCCGTGGTCGGGAAAGTGCTGCTCAACGCCGTCGTCGTTCCGACTGGCATCTCTATCTCAGGCCCTACAGTCGACGTGACCACGGCCCACGTGTTTTCCTACGCCGTGAGCGACCTTCGGACACAGATCGTGATGCAGGTCCGGCTCCCCCGAATACTGCTCGGTGCGGTCGTCGGCTTCTCGCTTGCCGCCGCGGGGACGATCATGCAGGGGATTTTCCGGAATCCGATGGCTGACCCCTCTATCATCGGTGTTTCCTCCGGCGCGGCCGTCGGCGCGGTCGGCTTCATTGTCGCACCGGTCGTCATCCCGTTCGGGCTCGGGCTCCGCGGCGCGGCCTTCGCGGGGGCGCTGGTCGCGGCCTTCGGCGTCTATCTCATCGCTACGCGGAACGGTCGGACACCGGTCGCGACGCTGTTGCTGGCCGGCGTCGCGGTACAGACGTTTCTTGGCGCAGTTGTCTCCTTCCTACTGCTCCACAGCGGCGAGAGCATCCGCCGGGCGTTGTACTGGCTGATGGGCCATCTCAAGGGCGCGTCCTGGCCAGAAGTGACCACCAGTGTCGTACTCGTTGCGATCCCGTTCGCCGTGTTACTGGCGTACGCACGCGACCTGAACGTGATGCTGCTCGGCGAAGAAGACGCACAGAGTCTCGGTATCGAAGTCGAACGGACCAAGCGAGTCCTGCTCGCGCTGTCGGCGGTCATCACGGCGGCGGGCGTCGCCGTCGCTGGCATCGTCGGCTTCGTCGGCCTCATTGTCCCCCACGTGATGCGGTTGCTCGTCGGGCCGGACCACCGGATACTGCTTCCGACGGCGGCCCTCGCCGGGGCGTCGTTCCTCGTCGCGACGGACACGCTGGCACGCTCTGGCAGCGCCGAGGTCCCGGTCGGCATCGTCACCGCCGTCCTCGGCGCGCCGTTTTTCCTGTATTTGCTCCGGCAGCGGGAGGTGCATGAACTGTGA
- a CDS encoding ATP-binding cassette domain-containing protein, translated as MNGRTGSTRADPERGRSGPILDVSDLAVSFGEQSVVSDVDFSVDRGSLVGLVGPNGAGKTTVLRTVKGTLDPDRGTVRVDGKPIADRSAKAVSRLVASTPQGTALSFDFSVRQTVEMGRTPHLGRFDRIDEADRQAVERAMERASVAQFADRPFTSLSGGERQRVLLARALAQETPVLLLDEPTASLDINHAVRTLELVRTLVEDGKTAVAAIHDLNLAARYCDELVLLAGGGIRAAGRPVDVLTSDTLRDAFAAETLVTTQPGTDAPLVTPLPEQEAVDRRVHVVGTGKPAASAVSTLDGAGCQVSVGVVPAGDIAAERAQDFDCVTVTVPAFAGIDDVTRERAVELARAADAVVTAGETGDGNSPVVEAAGTCLAVESDESTYTGNTQDTVPLAALPAAVASLPPAPERDATPTRSQSTTD; from the coding sequence GTGAACGGCAGAACTGGGTCCACCAGAGCCGATCCAGAACGGGGCCGCTCCGGGCCGATACTCGACGTGTCCGACCTCGCGGTATCCTTCGGCGAGCAGTCGGTTGTCTCGGACGTCGATTTCAGCGTCGACCGTGGGTCGCTCGTCGGCCTCGTCGGCCCCAACGGCGCGGGCAAGACGACCGTCCTGCGAACGGTGAAGGGGACGCTCGACCCGGACCGCGGGACGGTTCGCGTCGACGGCAAACCGATTGCGGACCGCTCGGCGAAGGCAGTGAGCCGCCTCGTCGCGAGCACGCCACAGGGCACCGCGCTGTCGTTCGATTTCAGCGTCAGGCAGACCGTTGAGATGGGGCGGACACCGCATCTCGGCCGGTTCGACCGGATTGACGAGGCAGACCGCCAAGCCGTCGAGCGAGCGATGGAGCGCGCAAGCGTCGCCCAGTTCGCCGACCGGCCGTTCACCTCGCTCTCGGGCGGGGAGCGCCAGCGGGTCCTCCTCGCTCGGGCGCTGGCACAGGAAACCCCAGTGCTCCTGCTGGACGAACCGACGGCGAGCCTCGACATCAACCACGCTGTCCGGACGCTCGAACTCGTCCGGACGTTGGTCGAGGACGGAAAGACAGCCGTCGCCGCGATTCACGACCTCAATCTCGCCGCCCGGTACTGCGACGAACTGGTGTTGCTCGCCGGCGGCGGCATCCGCGCCGCGGGCCGTCCCGTCGACGTGCTCACGAGCGACACGCTCCGTGACGCCTTCGCTGCAGAGACGCTGGTGACGACCCAGCCCGGTACCGACGCGCCGCTCGTGACACCGCTTCCCGAACAGGAGGCGGTCGACCGCCGCGTCCACGTTGTCGGGACCGGTAAGCCGGCGGCATCCGCCGTCTCGACGCTCGATGGAGCCGGCTGTCAGGTTAGTGTCGGGGTCGTGCCCGCGGGCGATATAGCCGCCGAGCGGGCGCAGGACTTCGACTGTGTGACGGTCACGGTCCCGGCCTTCGCGGGCATCGACGACGTGACCCGCGAGCGTGCGGTCGAACTCGCCCGGGCCGCAGATGCCGTCGTGACGGCGGGCGAAACCGGTGACGGCAACAGCCCGGTCGTCGAGGCTGCCGGGACCTGCCTCGCTGTCGAGTCGGACGAGAGCACCTACACAGGCAACACTCAGGACACCGTCCCACTGGCTGCGCTCCCCGCAGCGGTTGCGTCCTTGCCACCCGCACCGGAACGCGATGCGACACCGACGCGCAGTCAATCGACCACTGACTGA